In Gallus gallus isolate bGalGal1 chromosome 8, bGalGal1.mat.broiler.GRCg7b, whole genome shotgun sequence, one DNA window encodes the following:
- the C1orf52 gene encoding UPF0690 protein C1orf52 homolog gives MAAEGEDPLGYFAAYGSSSSDSEADEASAEERQGGAGAAAGSSPGRRPKLPPPDELFRKVSQPPAFLYNPLNKQIDWESRVLRAPEEPPKEFKAWKTNAVPPPEVYSPPEKKPPPAPAVDMAIKWSNIYEDNGDDAPRPAGRARFLPEEEEEHTVSDDEKDDEPAYAKKRKLDSGEKMKRKKV, from the exons ATGGCGGCGGAGGGAGAGGACCCGCTGGGCTACTTCGCGGCCTACggcagctccagctctgacTCGGAGGCCGACGAGGCCTCGGCCGAGGAGCGGCAGGGGGGGGCcggcgcggcggcggggagcAGTCCGGGGAGGCGGCCGAAGCTGCCGCCGCCGGACGAGCTCTTCCGGAAGGTGTCCCAGCCGCCCGCCTTCCTCTACAACCCGCTCAACAAGCAGATCGACTGGGAGAGCCGCGTCCTGCGGGCGCCCGAGGAG CCGCCCAAGGAGTTTAAGGCGTGGAAGACGAACGCCGTGCCGCCGCCGGAGGTGTACAGCCCGCCCGAGAAGAAGCCTCCGCCGGCACCCGCCGTCGACATGGCCATCAAGTGGTCCAACATCTACGAGGACAACGGCGACGACGCGCCGCGGCCCGCCGGCAGAGCCAGGTTCCtgcctgaggaggaggaggagcacaCGGTGTCAG ATGACGAAAAAGATGATGAACCAGCTTATGCTAAGAAACGGAAGCTGGACTCTGGggagaagatgaaaaggaagaaggtaTAA
- the C1orf52 gene encoding UPF0690 protein C1orf52 homolog isoform X1 translates to MAAEGEDPLGYFAAYGSSSSDSEADEASAEERQGGAGAAAGSSPGRRPKLPPPDELFRKVSQPPAFLYNPLNKQIDWESRVLRAPEEPPKEFKAWKTNAVPPPEVYSPPEKKPPPAPAVDMAIKWSNIYEDNGDDAPRPAGRARFLPEEEEEHTVSGISGAAESVFQG, encoded by the exons ATGGCGGCGGAGGGAGAGGACCCGCTGGGCTACTTCGCGGCCTACggcagctccagctctgacTCGGAGGCCGACGAGGCCTCGGCCGAGGAGCGGCAGGGGGGGGCcggcgcggcggcggggagcAGTCCGGGGAGGCGGCCGAAGCTGCCGCCGCCGGACGAGCTCTTCCGGAAGGTGTCCCAGCCGCCCGCCTTCCTCTACAACCCGCTCAACAAGCAGATCGACTGGGAGAGCCGCGTCCTGCGGGCGCCCGAGGAG CCGCCCAAGGAGTTTAAGGCGTGGAAGACGAACGCCGTGCCGCCGCCGGAGGTGTACAGCCCGCCCGAGAAGAAGCCTCCGCCGGCACCCGCCGTCGACATGGCCATCAAGTGGTCCAACATCTACGAGGACAACGGCGACGACGCGCCGCGGCCCGCCGGCAGAGCCAGGTTCCtgcctgaggaggaggaggagcacaCGGTGTCAG GCATCTCAGGTGCAGCCGAGTCAGTTTTTCAGGGATGA